The DNA sequence TGAAAGCCCCGCTCCCGCAGCAGCTGGTAGAGGCCCAGACTAGCCGAGGCCCGGGGCAGCACCAGCTTCTGCACCGGAAACCAGCCGCCCCGCAGCCGGATGCCCGCCGCGCCCAGCCCCCGCCGCAACTGCCCGATGCGGCCCGCCAGCCGCCGCCGGGCCGGCTCGCCGTGCCGGGCATCGTGGCGCAGGGCCTCGGCCGCCGCCCAGGCGTGCCAGTTCGACACCGGGCTGGTATGCACCCGCACCGGGCTGCCCTGCTCGTAGCGCGCCAGCCAGGCCCGGGAGCCCGCCAGCACCGCCACCGGCACCCCCAGCCCTTTGGCCAGCGAGGTAATCGTCAGAACATTGGGGTGGCGCAGGCCCAAATACGGCAGGCAGCCGCCCCCACCCTGCCCTAGTGGCCGGCGGGCCGAGGCCCGTGCGCCCAGCACCCCAAACGCCTGGGTATCGTCGAGGAGCAGCACCGACTGCGGGTCGGGGGCCAGCAGCTGTAGGTAGCGGCTCAGGGGCGCGGGTTGCTCCGCAGCCAGCTGCCAGCCGTCGGTGAGCAGCCAGGCGGGGCGGCCCTGCTGACGGTAGGCGTGCAGCTGCCGGGCCAGCCGGGGCAGGTTGTTGGCGGCAAAGGGCACCACCGGCAGACCCCGCAGCGCGGCCCGGGCCGCGCCCCACTGCCCCACCGGGTACATGGCCTCATCAATGAAGACCACGCCCCGGCGGGGCACCAGCGTCAGCACGTCCCAGAACAGGTGCAGGGTCGAGGGCGCCAGCAAGCCCGCTTCCAGCCCCTGCCGCCGGGCCACTTCCCGGGCCGCGCGGCGGTGCCAGTCAGGCTCCTGCAGGGCCGCCGGCCGGCCCGTGCTCAGCGGCAAGCCGGCCGGCGGCGGCCCGGGGCGGTAGCCCAGGTAATGAGCCGAGGTAAAATCAACCATGGCGGGTGGGCGGCAAAGCCACGGCCGCCGCCCTGCCGCGCTGGGGCAGCAGAGCGGCGGCCGGCTTCCTTAGTCGGGCAGGGCGTTGCGGCGCGGCCCGGGCATGCCGGCCGGCCGGTTGGGAGCCAGGGCGTTGAGCCGGGAGGCCGGGGCCAGTTGCCCGCGCCGCCGCAGCTGCTGGTGCTGCAGAGCGGTTTGCCGCTCAATCAGCTGGGCGGGCTGCAGGTAGCGTTCCTCGTTGTCGGGCAGGTTCAGGCGGGCATCCACGATGTCGGAGGCTAAGTCGACGCCAGTCACGGCCTTGTAGGCGTGGATGTAGCGCTGAATTTCCTCCCGCCAGTAGTAGGCCCAGTTGGCGGCGTTGGTGGCCCCCACGCCTGGGCTGTTCCAGGAGCCGTAGCGGATGCTGAGCAGCAGCTGCTCGCCGAAGGTGCCCAGGTCGTGGAAGTGGCTGATGTTGGCCGGGTTCCAGCCCTGCAGCTGCTTCATGTTGTCGACGCGGTCCATCCAGGGCTCGGTGTAGGGCACCATGATGCGGCCCCCCAGAAACTCGCGCACCTCGGGGCGGGCCAGCAGCCACTGCTGCACCAGCATTTCGGAGCGGGCCGTCCAGGGCAGGTCGCCGTACTGGTTGTGGGCGCCCTCGGCCAGGGTCAGGTGCACTTCGCGCAGGTGGTTCAGAATGGGGAAGCCGTCGGGAATCACGGTGGTGAAGTTGGCCTGCTGGTAAAACTCGGTGGCGGCCCGCAGCAGCGAGTGGAAGCCACGCAGGAAAAACGCCCGCGACTCGGCCACCGGAATGTCCTGAATGCCGCGCCCCAGCAGCCCGAAGCCGTACTCGTAGCGGTACTCCAGGTTGCGGCGGTTCATGCTCAGCCGGAACCGCTCGTCTTCGATGTAGCCCCAGATCAGGTTGTTCAGAGGCCGCAGCGGGTCCAGGTTCAGGTTGGCCAAGGGGTCCTGGCCGGGGCCTCCCTGGCGCACGTTCTGAAAGCGCAGGCTGATGGCGTTCATGGTTTGCACCAGGCCGCCCTCCTCGTGCCAGTACGACCAGATCAGCTCCATCAGGGGCGGGGCCTGCAGCTTCGACTTGAGAATGCCGTAGCACACGTCGGTACCCATGCCGGTGAGGTCGCCCACGTCCTTGAGGGGCACTTCGGAGAGCTTTTCGCGGATGATTTTGAAGTAGGGCAGCACTTTGCCTTCCTCATTCTCCAGCTGCTCCAGGTACTCCTCGCGCAGGTCGCCGGGGCTGAACTGGAACCCGCCCAGGCGGCGCGCTTCCGTCGCGTCGCGGTAGGGCTGCAGGTTCAGGTTGCCCGAGCCGCCGGGCCGGTCCCGCTCGATGGCCATGCCCACTTCCTGCATCAGGTAGGCCTCGGTGGCGGCCTTGAGCATGGCGTAGGAGGCCAGGCGATTGAAGGGCAAAAACATGCGGTTGTTATTGGCCGCCAGCAGGCTGTCCTGCTGGTTGGGGTTGCGCACGCACAGCACGCTGTCGACGAAGGCCCGGTAGCGGTTGAAGTCGATGGTGCGGTGCCGGATCAGGGACCAGAGGGGCTGGTCGTTGGTTTCCTCGCGCTTGGCCTCGCCCAGGGTCACGCGCACGGGCCGCTCCACCTCGTCTTCCATCACCACCAGCTTCCAGGGGCCAAAGTCGCGGCTGGCGTCGTTCACGTAGCCCTTGATGTGGTAGGTGCCCACCTTGTCCCAGGCGCTCAGGGTCCAGACGATGTCGATGCTTTGCTTGTCGAGCACCGAGATGCTGTCCTTTTTCAGCCGGAGCTGGTCGAAGAGCTTATCCTTGCGGTTGTCCTCCACCTCCACCCGGGTCAGGGTCAGCACGTCGTTTTTGATGACGTAGGTGTAGTGAAATACCTGCACCGGGTCGTCGGTGCTCAGGTTGTCGATGGTCAGGTGCAGCTGCCCGGGCGTGCCCAGCACGTCCTTCAACAGGCGGCGTTCCGTGGGCTCCGTGCTCAGCTCCAGGGTGAGCAGCGAGTTGTCGCCGAGCGAAACGTGGGTAGCGTCAATGCTTAGTTCGCGGTTCATGGATTCAAGTGGTTAGAGAGTGAGAAGGGGCGGCCACGCGCCGGGGCGCCGGCGCCGGCGTCTGCCCGTAGCGGCGGGCCCGGTTCAGGGCCCAGCGCGTGAGCAGGCGGGCCAGCAGGTCGGATTCCTGGGGCGGACTCAGCTGCCCGTCGGCCCGGGCCTGCCCGATGACGGCAAACACCAGCGACGGGGCCGCCGCCTCGCGCAGCGCGGGCTGCTGCTGCCACTCGTGAAACAGGGCCTGCAGCCGGGCCGGCTGGCGCTCCTGCACGGGAAACAAGTCGGCCAGCCGCTGGTCGCGAAGGGCCTGGGAGCGGTGGTTGAGCACGAGCTGGGCAAAGCGCGGCAGCAGGTCAACGAGCTGCTGAATCAGCTTCTGCTTGCTGGCCGTCAGCCCGTCGGTGGGGTACAGGGCCTGCCACTGCCGGGTGAGGGCCGCCCACTGCGGGTGCGGGTACAGGGCCTCGCCCAGGGCCAGGCTCAGGCGCACCCGAATCCAGGGAAACGGGTGGGGCCCGTCGGTGCCGATGCGAAACACGAAGTAGCTGGGCAAGCTCACCACGCTCATCAGCCCGTAGGTGGCCCCGATGCCGAGGTGGCCCAGGGCCCAGAAGTCGGACAGGATTTCGTTGAGCCAGCGGCTGAGCAAGAGCCACCCGATTTGCTCGGACCCGCCCTTGGCCGCCTCGGCATCCAGCTCCAGCCGGATGGTTTTGGTCAGATCCAGCAGTTCGGAGCCCTGGTGGCCCACTTCGTGAATCAACGACGAGGCAATGCCGCTGCCCACCATTCGCTCGCGCGGAATCTGAATGACGCCCACCGGGTTGTCGTCGCCGCCGGGCAGGCGGGTGCGGGCCCTCCGGATGGCGGCCCCGTGCCCGCGCTCGGCAAAGCAGATCAGCGGGGGCGGGTCGAAGTAGTTGCCGGGCAAGCACAGCGCGTCTTCGGCCAGCACGTCGAGGCCGGCCAGCCAGGTGCCCGTGCCGTGCTCCCCGCGCTGGCTGAGCACGTCGGCGAAGATGTCGACCTGGTCGAGCAGGTTGTTGAAGCGCAGCTTGAGCAGCACGAATTTGGCCTGGGCCTCGGCCGTGCTCAGGGCCTGGCTTTCGGGCCCCTGCATCCAGCGCACGAACTCCTGCAACCGCCGCCGCAAATCGAAGGCAATGCGGGCCAGGTGGTCGTTGATGGCCGCCTGGGCCGGGGCCGAAACGGCCGCCGCCAGCACCATGGGCGTGTTGAGCGTGAAGGAGCGCACCGTCTGGAGGCGGCTGAACAAGGCCAGGGCCTCGTTGACCAGAAACTGCGTGTCGGCGGCGCGGCGCATGGCCTAGAGCTGAATAACGAGCGTGCGGCCCCGGCGCTGCCACGTGCCCCGCGCGGCCCGGCCGATGGGCGCGGGCGCGTAGTCGGGCTCCTGGCCATCCGGCCCGTAGCCGCCGTCGTCGTAGCCGTCATCACCTTGCCCGTCCGGGTCTTGGCCGTAGCCGTTGTTGATATTCAGGTTGCCCCCGCCGGTGCCGGCGTAGCCGTAGCGGCCCGCGGCCCGGCGGCCGTAGCCACCCGTGCGGCCCGAGCCCCGGCGGCCCGAGGCGTTGCCGCTGCGCAGCAGCCCCGGCGCGTACTGCCGGGCGGCCTGGCCCAGGGCGGTGCGGGCCAGGGTGGGCGCCGCCACGCCGGGCCGCTGCCGTTGCAGACTGGCCCCGCGGCGCACGGCCGCGTTGGCGAAGCGCACGTAGGCGCGGGCCGTTTCAAACTCGCGGTCTTCGGGGCTGAGGCCTTCCAGCTCCAGCTCAAACAGGTTGGTGGCCATCGAGCCCAGCTTGCCCCCGATCATGCCGCCCACGGGGCCACCCACGAAGGTGCCCAGGGCCTTGCCGGCAATGGGCAGCGCCGTTTTGGCTACCGACTTAAGGGCGCCGCCGATGGCGCGGCCCACCGAGGAGTTGGCGAAGTTGCCCACGGCCCGGCCCGCGCTTCTGATCAGCTTGCCCAGAAACTGGTTTAGCTCCTGCTCGTTGCTGACTTCCAGCAGCTCGTGGGCCAGCTCCATTTCCTGGGTTTCGTGCAGCTCCCCGGTCATTTCATAGGATTCGCCGTTCATCTCGCCCATAAATTCGGGGTTGAACTCAAACGTCTCCTG is a window from the Hymenobacter aquaticus genome containing:
- a CDS encoding PLP-dependent aminotransferase family protein, giving the protein MVDFTSAHYLGYRPGPPPAGLPLSTGRPAALQEPDWHRRAAREVARRQGLEAGLLAPSTLHLFWDVLTLVPRRGVVFIDEAMYPVGQWGAARAALRGLPVVPFAANNLPRLARQLHAYRQQGRPAWLLTDGWQLAAEQPAPLSRYLQLLAPDPQSVLLLDDTQAFGVLGARASARRPLGQGGGGCLPYLGLRHPNVLTITSLAKGLGVPVAVLAGSRAWLARYEQGSPVRVHTSPVSNWHAWAAAEALRHDARHGEPARRRLAGRIGQLRRGLGAAGIRLRGGWFPVQKLVLPRASASLGLYQLLRERGFQPLLLADPARPAVPQVAFCLRADHRPEDLTRLIEQLTHLRRTTNWFAPAFHSQPLLLP